In bacterium, the sequence AGAAGCAGTATGACCCTTGGCGAGCGTTTGATGACCTCCTCCTGGTCAATAGCAGGATACCCTTCACGTTCGGAAAATACGTTGCGAAGCCCTATTTTTTCGAGTCCATCGGTAATGTATGTCTTTCCGACGGTAATCAAGGGACTCGACGATATCTCAACGTAGACAGAAACGGTTTCCCTTTTTTCTATCGAGGCAAGCTCCCTGCGAAGACTGTCTGCAAGCCGCTTTCCCTTCTCGTGAACGCCGACAGTATCCGCTAGCGATTCAATCTGTTCAAGCATCTCCTTAATGCTGGAGGGATCCCTGAACACGGCTACCCTGTATCCCATTGTCTTCAGGGACACAGCAAGCTGAGACTGCGTCGGCGTCGTAACAAGAATTAAATCCGGCTTCAACGCCTCGAGCTTTTCAGGATCTGGAGAAAGAAAATCGCCGACAGTTGGCTTAGTTAATGCATCTTTAGGATAGTCGCAGAAGGTCGTAACACCCGCAAGCCTTGATTCCGCGCCCAATGCATACACTATCTCGGTAAGACTCGGTACAAGCGAAACAATCCTCTTTGGATGACCTTCGCTCTTCTGTCTGCCAGATGGAAAGCAGGAACTAAGGCTTAAAGCGAGGAGAAAGAGGAGTATTCCTTGAGTACTCTTTATAAACTTCGCCCCATTCAACGGCAAGCTTGCGCTCCTCGAATCTAATTTCAAGATACCACAAAGGAAGTCCCACAACAACGGTCAAAAGCATAGCCCAAGGCGAAAAGAAGACAATGGGCACGGCAAACATGATGAGAAGCATCCCGATATAGCGGGGATGTCTTGAAAGCTGCCATGGTCTTGTCCTGAGTACATCCTTGGGATTCTTTTTTGATTTTATGACGAAAAGAGACCAGAGCCGGACAGATATACCTGAGGCAAAGATGAGTAACCCAAGAACGCCGAACAAAGGATAAAGAAACCGGATCTCGGTCCCGCCGAAAGCGTCCCAGGGCGCGAGACCCTGAAGGGCATAGAAGTAAATTGCAAAACCGGCCTTTAGCCAGGGATTGAAGTTCGGTACAAGACTCGACTGGAAAAACAACGCTCCAAGGTAAAACTCGACGCCCAGCCACAAGAGCCATAAGGAAAAATATACTATCGGTATAGCCGCTTCCGAGCCCGCGACATCTCCAAAAAGATTCTTTACGAAGTTGAAAAGATACAAAACCACGAAAAGGGTCCAGAGCAGTCTTCCCCATCTCATCCCGCTCTTCTTTTCATCTTTTTTTGCAACTGCTATCTGCGTCAATCGTCCTCCTTTGCAAACATTTGCTTGGCTAACCATCCCGACACAAGACCTGTCGGTCTTGCTTGCACTCCCTCAAAAGCCATGTTGCCGACAAAAAGGGATGACGGTACGATTACTTCTTTCACGTTCAAACCCAAATCTTTTTTGTTTTCTCCCGCCGACGCGATATAGTCCTCGCTTGAAACCGCAAGAAAAATCTCCGGGGAGAAAATCCTTCGCATCTGGCCGAAGGTTATATCACCTGCCGGCAACGAATCTCTGACAAACCCGTCTCCCAGGTAGACTATAGCGCCCTCCTGGGATGCAGATTTCAAGATATTTTCAGCAAGCGTTCGAAGCGAATCCCTGCCTATGCCTTGAGCGCTGAAACCTATGATCTCGGAATCCATTGAATCGACTTTGGCGCTCCATAGCGAGTACGGATTAAGCGTCGACTGACCGGCTGGCCTTATAGGCTTCTCTTTGAGTCTGAATTCCCGAGCGCTTTGAATACTTAGGGTCAAGTCGCGGGACCTTCCTCCTCTGGAAATCGACTCGATTCCCGATGCGGCCTTGTTCAAGGAATCAGTGTTGAAGAAAAAAAAGTAGTCTGATTGAAGCGCGAGGAAAGATGCGGTAACGGGTAAAAGCGAGTCGGTATCTAAGAATTTCAAGCCCGCTGAACCCATTCCTTCGGGGAAAGCGGGCGCTGCAGCTGAAAAAGCAAGTCTGTAAGGACTCTGGGTTCTGATCATGTAGCGCGGAAGAGGATATCTCATCGAATCGTCGCAAAGATTGAGACTGACGATAAAGAAATCGGCCTCTGCTGATAGTTGCTTGAGCTTTTCTGCACCAAGATAAAGCCAAGTCGAAGGTGGAAGGAATATGTCAGCCCCCAGAGTATCACAGAGAAAGAGCTCCTTCTCGCCCTCCCACCATGCAAGATCGGCAAGAGTTGAAAAGGATGAATCATCAATTATAACAAGCGGTTTGTTGAATGATTTTATCGAGGAGTAGAGCGCGGAAAACTCGGCGTCCGAGCGAGGAAGTTCTGAGATGTACAGTATATCGAGCTCGCTCCTTGCTTTTTTAACGGATTGCGACGCGCATCCTGCCAAAAACAAAAAAATCGAGACGAGTGTAAGCCAACGCTTCATAAGGCATTATAAGACATGCTCCCCGATATGTCAACCGAAAAACAAATTGACTTCCCAAGTCGATACGCCCCCCCGCGACAAGGATTTATCTATCGGGTATAGCCAAAGTTTCGGTTATCACATCAAGTTTGCGGTCATGGGAAAGTCTATAAGTCGATAGCGACTTGATCGAGTGTCGATATCTAATACATGCAAGAGATTATGACGCCGGTTATACTTGACTCCTCCCCTGACCCGTGTAAGATAGCGCATGAAACTTCACAAAGGCGTAATACTTGCCGGAGGAATGGGAACAAGGCTCTCACCCCTGACCAACGTTACGAACAAGCATCTCCTGCCTGTTTACGATAAGCCGATGGTGCTTTATCCCTTAGAGAAACTGGTCGAGGCCGGAATCGAGGAAATCCTTCTCGTTACCGGCGGCGAGTTTGCGGGCGATTTTTTAAGGCTCCTCGGCAATGGCAAGAAGTTCGGCATCAAGGGGCTGCACTACACCTACCAGGACGGACACGGCGGAATCGCCGAGGCGCTTTCCCTGGCTGAGGATTTTTCAGAAGACGAGCCGGTTATCGTGATACTTGGGGACAACATCTTTTCAGCCCCCCTCCTCCCCTACATAAATAAGTATAATGCGACCGGCGCTGGAGCTATGATTCTTTTGAAGGAAGTCAAGGATGCATGCAGGTTCGGCGTGGCTTCTGTAGACGGAAAAAGAGTTTCAAAGATAGTCGAGAAGCCTAAGAATCCAGAATCAAACCTTGCCGTCACAGGCATCTACTTCTACGACAAAAGGGTATTCGAGATTGTCAAGGGACTTTCACCGTCTGCAAGAAACGAGCTTGAGATTACGGACGTGAACAACACGTACATCTCATGGGGCCAGATGCGTTGGGCAAAGCTTTCAGGTTGGTGGACGGACGCCGGCACCTTCGAATCGCTCTACCGTGCGACAGAACTCGCGAGAAAATCCCGAATCGCACGCCAGGGGTAAAGAGGTTAGGTTGACACTTGTCTTAATAGACGGGCACTCCATTGCATACCGCTCGTATTTCGCCCTAGTACGCAACCCCTTGAGGGATTCAAAGGGCCGCAACACATCTGCCATATACGGATTCCTTCAGGCAATGGACAAAATCGAGGAGCGCTACCCGACAGATTTCATTGTAATAACGTTTGACGCAGGCAGGGAGGTTTTCAGACATACCAAGTTCAGGGATTACAAGAAAGACAGGCCTGAAACTCCTGATGAGCTCATATGGCAGGTGCCTATGATAGCGGAGATTGCCAAGAATCAGGGCCTGCCGGTTTATGCAATGGAGGGTTATGAGGCCGATGACATTATGGCAACCATAACCGAGCGGTTCAAACAGAATTTCGAGAAGATAGTAATCGTTTCAGGCGACAAGGACTTGTCGCAGCTTGTTGAGGAGAATGTTGTAGTCTACGACTCTTACAAAGACGAGGAGTTCGATCCTGAAGGAGTTAAAAAGAAGATGGGTGTTGCGCCTGAAAAGGTTACTGACCTTCTAGCCCTGATGGGCGACGCCTCGGACGGTATACCGGGCGTACCGGGCATTGGACCGAAACGGGCCCTCGCGCTCATCGAAAAGTACGGCGATCTTAGAACCGCCCTTGCTCAAGACGCCAAGCTCGCCGAACACAAGGAGATTGCCGAGCTTTCGTACGAACTCGTTCAGCTTCACAAAGAAGTTCCTCTGAAGATAGGCAAGGACGATTTGAAGCGTCTTGAACCCGACGACTCAAGACTCCAGGAGCTTTACTCCGAGCTCGGCTTCACTTCAAGGCTGTCCCGCATGAAGGTCAAAGATTCCAAACGCGCAACGCAGGAGATAGTCAAGACCGGCTTCAAACCAAAGAGGGGCGATCCTATATCCTTCCTGTTCGAGGAGAAATCCGGCCAGAAGGATATGTTCGATCAGAGTGAAGGCGAATGGGTCAGGATTCTTGCATCCGATGGATTCAGCGTGGCGGAGATAGACGAGAAACAAACCCGAGAGCTGCTTGCAGACAAGACGTACCCCAAGATACTATGGGATGCAAAGCCGCTCATAAAAAAAGGATTCGACGTTCAGGGCAAACTCTGGGACCTGCATTTGATGGCGTTCGTCGAAAACTCCGACCTTTCCTTGAGAACGCTTGAGAGGCTTCTTGTCCAGACCGCGGGAAGACCGTTATCCTCTCCGCAGGACGCCTTGAGTCTCATGCACGAAGCTGGCGAGCGCTACGAGCTTGAGCTTAAGAACGTTGGAGCCTTGAAGGTTTACAATGAGATGGAGGTTCCCCTGATACCGGTTCTCGCACGGATGGAGGAGCGCGGTGTAAGAATCGATACTGGATACTTCGAGAATTTGACTGACCAGTGGGGAGCCGAACTTGAAAAACTGGAGGAAGAGATCTACAAGCTTGCCGGACGCAGATTCACCATAGCCTCCCCCAAGCAGCTCGCTGAAGTGCTATTCAAGGAACTCGGCCTTCGGCCTCGAAGACGCACTAAAACCGGCTACTCGACTTCGGCCGACGTTCTTGAGGAGATGGTTGACGCGCATCCGGCCATCCGCAAAGTGCTTGACTGGAGGGAGTTCTCGAAGCTTTTATCGACATATCTGAAGCCGCTGGTTACGCTGGCGGACAAGGATTCAAGGATTCATACGACATTCGATCAGACGGGCGCCTCGACAGGCAGACTTTCAACATATAATCCAAACCTTCAGAACATCCCTATCCGCGGCGAGCGCGGACCCGATGTGCGCAAAGGCTTTGCCGCTGCCCCAGGCTACAAGCTCATCTCGGCCGATTACTCCCAGATAGAGCTCAGGGTTCTTGCCCATATAGCCCAGGATGATGCGCTTGCGGAGATATTCAGGCAGGGCCGAGACGTGCATACGGAAACATCGATGCGTGTATTCGGAGTAAAGAAGTCGGAGATAACGGCAGACCACCGAAGGATGTCGAAGGCAATAAACTACGGCATCATCTACGGAATGGGGCCTTACGGATTCGCGCGCCGCATGGGCGTTTCTACGGAAGAGGCCGCGCATTTTATTGACCACTACCTTGCCTCGTTCCCGGGCGTATCTATCTGGCGCGAGCGAATCGTCGAGGAGGCAATCCAGAAGGGATATGTATCGACTGTTGCAGGACGCATTCGCAGAATGCCGCACGTGCCTGACAGGGCTGATGTTGCCGAACGCGCGATAATCAATGCGCCCGTGCAGGGCTCGGCTGCAGACATCATCAAAGCGGCGATGATAAAGGTCGAGAAGAGTCTTTCTGACCAGGGCATCGAGCCCGGCATGCTCCTGCAGATTCACGACGAGCTTCTGTTCGAGGTGCCTGAAAAGGACGTGGAAAGGGCGAAGGAGATTGTCAAGCGCGACATGGAGTCTGCGTGGAAGCTTTCGGTGCCTCTCGTTGTCGAGATTGGCGCAGGCTCTAACTGGGCCGAGGCGCATTGATTTGGGGCATGAACAAGAGTTATCTTAAACTATCCCCCTCCCTTGTGGAGGGGGTGGTACGGAGCAGGGGGGAAGGGGAACTAATAAGCCGAGTCCTCTTCCCTATCGATCTCTCTACTAGATTATGACCTGGAAACCAAAATCACCTCTTGTAGCCACCGATTGCATCATTCGATATGAGGGTGGGATTATCCTGATTGAAAGGAAGTACCCTCCCCTTGGCTGGGCGATTCCGGGCGGTATGGTGGAGATTGGCGAGACGGTCGAGCAGGCAGTGCGCCGGGAGATGAAGGAGGAGACTAACCTCGAACTGGAAGATCTTCGATTGTTCGGCGTGTATTCGGACCCTTCACGCGACCCGCGCTTCCACGTTGTCTCGATTGTCTATACCGCGGACGGCATAGGCGAGTTGAAGGAGGGCGATGACGCGAAGGTAGCCCGCGTCTTCAAGCTGGATGAATTACCTGAACAAATTGTATTTGATCATTTAACAATCATCCGTGACTACTTCAATCGGGGTCCCCAAGGACATTGAATGACGACATTTTCGGAGTAATTACGAAGTAATTTCTTGGGGTGATATTTGCTTTGACCACAGGAAGATAATCAAAGATTACTTCCAGGGATGGGGAACATCCACCCATCGTCATCGCGAGGTAGCGCCGGATGCGCATGCGATGAAGCTCCGCTTCAGCCGTTTATTATTACGAGTCTAATGTGGCTTTGCCGACCGTGGCGATCTCCCGGAAGAAACTCACAACCCGAAGTTCAATCCCATGATTTTTATGTAAGTGCTATGAGATTGCTCCGCAAGCGTCGCCCTTCGGAGCCACCTCCCCGCAATGACGCCATCCCCTACCCTCTCAACAAGGCTTAAGTTTCGTTGGATGTGTTATTTCCGTATGATAATGGAAATGCCCTTTGGGTACGGCTTGACAACCGTGTCTTTCCTGCCTATACTGATTTCAAAACGTCCAAAATAAGGAGGAACTATGGGCATGTTCAAGGATTTCGATAATATGATGAAGAACGCGAACGAAGCCATCAAGAAGTCTCAGGATATGCAAGCAAAAGCCGCTGCCGACCAGCAGGCCGCTTCGCAGCCTATCGACTTAAGCGATCCCATGTGGCAGCCGATTGAAGGTATAACGCTCGATAAGTATGCGGAGATAACCGCCCTCATGGGCAAGAATAACGTCATGGGTCCTGAAGCGGTGAACGCATTCGTCGAATCGAAAGGCGTCAAGCCCGGTACGTGGCAGGTTGTCCAGAACGGCTGGGTTGCCCGCATGGGTTCCAATGAACCTGTGAGAACGCGCTACGGGATACTCTACCAGAATTTCATGAGTTCTTAACTTCTCATCCCCTCCAGGAGAGGGCCTCTGGAAAGAGGTAAAAAAAAGGGCTGTTCCTTTGTGGAACAGCCCTTTCGAATTGATGAATATCTCAGCGAGTGATTACTACTTTTGTTGCAGCGGATTTGCCATCAGCATGAAGGATTATGAAATATGTACCAGGGGAAACCTTTTGGGAGTCGTTATCGCGCGTATCCCATGAAGTCGTATTAAGACCTGCGTCAGCCGTCTTTTTTATAAGATTTCTCACGAGCCTGCCCGAGGCATCGTAGATGTTGACGCTCGTAAAGCAGCTTTGAGGAAGCGTGTAATCGAGATTGACGGATGAGTTGCCTATTAGTTCCCGCGACGAAATTGAAAGAGGATATGAGAGCGGTCGACCGTCTTCCTCAATGCCTGTGAAGTTCGTAATCCTTATCATATCCTTGAACGCTTCGTCTTCCTTGGCCACGGTCAACACATCAACGTTGCAAGTGTCAGAAGAACTGGAAGACGTGATCTCGATCCTTATTATTTTTTCCTTGCCGGGCTTTAGCGCAGGAGTAAACCAGCCTTTATCTGTCGCCGAGGACGTAATATCCGTTCCTGAAACGTTATCGTAACACTTTATGGTGGCGCTAGCACTTCCCGACTTGGATACAGTTACTTTCATTGTTGCGTCCAGGTCACCGTCATTCTGAACCTTTACGTAATAGACGCTAGGCGCGCTTCCACCCATGGGGAGAAACATCTTTTGGGTATTTCCTGTCTTGTCGTATATGCCGTCGCCAATGAAATTATTGTCCGGGGATAGACTGATAAGATTATCCGGCTGATACGATAAATCGGGCGGGTATATGTTTACCACTACTTCGTCGATTATGGAATAACCGGCAGGCATGCTGGGCAGGACATACCAGGCAGCGCTCATAGGATCAGGACTGCTTCCTCCCCATCCGAAGTTGAGATGATACTGGTCCTGTTGTCCGTCAATTTCACGCAAGCCGTCGCATATTATTGCATGCCCTTCTTGAGTGCCCTGAATGCCTAGTTCTGCGGGCAGAGAATCCTTCATATTCTTGCTCAAAGTGGGATAGAATCCCGATGTCATGACAGTTGCAGATTTATAACCGAATTTGCTAACAAGGGCCCCGGCCACGCGGTTTGTAAAGCTTCCTGAGCCGTCGTAGCCGTATCCCATCCTGACCGTAATACCGCAGGCAAAGTTCAATGCCGCTCTGTTAGACATGTTCAGGTAGGCATTCGAGATGTACTGCTCCCGCAGAGTTGAGATGTATTCGTTAAGCTTATTGAAGCTCGGAAAATTGTATGTAATTGAGTCCGCGTCTATATTAATGGGCGGACTGGTGCGATGAGAAACGTATCTGTCAGAACTTCCGAATTGGAATTTAGCAATATAATCGCGCCTGTCCGAATGATAGTCAACAATCATAGCCATGGCTGTTGCAACGCATCCAACAACGCAGCGTTCACCATTACGGGGGTCCTTTGGGCAGTAGTTACTGTAGGGTGGCCCCTGATCCCATGCAGTCTTAACCCAGCCTGTCGTAGAAGAGTAGCCTGGTTCAGGCCACTGTTTAGTTTCAAGGGGGACAGCATTTCCGGAAAGGTATTTGCTCCATGCACGATTATCCGCCGCAATCTGTTCATGCGAAACGGCGGACTCAGACAATGCCTTGTTCCGGAGCGAAAGGTCCTTTCTGACCATATCCAGAAGTATGTTCTCGCTGGATTCCACCCAAGGAAAATTGGATTCGTACGAGTAGGCTATTACAGGTGAAATGTCCGTTGTCGCAGAGAAAACAATAAATCCTTTCGGAGATAGTTCCGCGATATAACCGAGAGGTTCATCCGATTCGACAGACTGAAGAGGAATTACGTGCGATATAGTGGGAGAAGAACCGTCGAAATAGGGTGAACGACTCCAGACGCTTTGCATCATTTTCAACTGGTTTTCCGCCGCTTTCTCAATCATATCGGTTGTTACTGATGAAGAAAGCCCTGCGGTAGCTGCAAGCAGAACTGAAAGCAACACAAGCAACTTGTTCAAAGAGAAATACTTAGACATTAATTATTCTCCTTTGTTTATTATACTGCTATTTTAAGAATAGAATCGCTTCTGTCAATGTCAATAGAACATCTACCCTATCTTTAATCATCCAATTGACATCTTGATTCTGATAAGTATTCTCAAGGAAATAGGATAAATAAGGAGTAGTTTTGGCAATAACTATTGAGGAATTCCGAAAAATAGACCTGAGGGTTGCGAAGGTGATAAGTGCAGAAAGGGTCCCGGATGCAAACAAATTGCTGAAGCTCATGATTAACGTTGGCACTGAAGAACGTCAGATTGTGGCAGGCATAGCCCAGCATTACACACCCGAGGAACTAATAGGCAAACAGATAATAATAGTGGCGAATCTTGAACCTGCAGTAATCAGAGGCTTAGAATCGCAGGGGATGCTTCTTGCGGCAACAAGCCAGGGTAAAGTCATCGTCGCCACTATGGATAAGGATGCAGAACCGGGCTCAAGGCTGACTTAAGTTATGTTCGATACCCACACTCATCTGTGCCACAGTCGCTTCCGGAACGACAGGGAAAAAGTTTTTGAACGGGCAAGGAAGGAAGGAATCGATATAATGCTCGAAGTGTCCTGGGACATAAAATCATCGGAGGAAGCGATAAGGTTCGCTGAAGACCACGAAGGCGTCTGGGTGGCTGTTGGTTATCATCCTCACGATGCAAAAGACGCACCTCCGGGGTATCTCCTTCAAATCGAAGAGTTATGCAAGCATCCTAAAGTAAAAGCCATTGGCGAAATCGGCCTGGATTTCTACAGAGACCTTTCTCCCCGAAACATTCAAACAAAAACATTCAATGAACAGATAGAGCTTGCCGAATCCGTAAAACTGCCGATAGTGATTCATAGCCGGAACGCTATGGATGAAACCATAGAAATAGTCGAACAAAAAAGCCATTACTGGGGCGTTTTCCATTCGGTATCGGCTGATTCGAATCAGGCAGATAGAATCCTCGACCTCGGGTTTTACATAGGCATAAACGGAACCTTGACTTATGACGCAGTCAGAACTAAAAGGTGGCTCATTAACGCTCCAAGTGAACGGCTGCTTCTTGAAACCGATTGCCCGTATCTGACACCCGAGCCGCACCGTCATGAACGCAACGAGCCTTCATACCTGAAATACGTAGCCGAAGCTTTATCAGCCGTTCTCGGAGAAAGCGTGGACTCGATTAAGGATATATCCTCAAAAAACGGGAAGGAGCTTTTTCTTGCCTGAAAGACCTGAGACCGACTTTGGGAACCTCCCTTCGACAAGCGATTGGAAATCAGGTTCATCCGGACGAATCGTGCACGTTCATCCTAAGAAAAAACTTGGCCAGCATTTTCTGAGATGGAAGGAGGTTGGCGAAAAGATAGTGGCGAGCCTTGGAGCCACGCAGGAACATACGGTAATCGAAATTGGTGCGGGCACGGGCGAACTCACGCGCATTATTCTCAAATATGCCGGTCTGGTCGTAGCGGTCGAGGTTGACGAAACCTGTTTCCCTACGCTTAAGCTTCTAGAAGGTTTGAACAAGAATCTCCAACTCTTCTTCGGGGATATAAGGAATCTTAATCTTTCCAGTTTCCAAAACGTTCTTATCCTTGGGAACTTGCCTTACCATCTTTCGGGAGATATCCTTTTCTGGCTTCTTGAACAGCGGGATTTCTGGAGGAAAGCGATATTGACAGTCCAGGCGGAATTCGCTGAAAGACTTTCAGCCCAAACCGGCTCTCACGATTATTCAGCTCTTTCCGTTGTAGCCCAAACTTTTTTGACTGTTCGAGAGCTTTTTGAGATTGACCCCAAAGCGTTCGTGCCGCAGCCTAAAGTGCGTTCAATCACGATAGAAATAGCGCCCCTTTCCTCGCCCGCATGGAAGAAAGATCCCTCCTCGTTTTCAAAAAAAGTAAGGGTTTGTTTCACGCACAGAAGGAAGACCCTTTTGAACAATCTCAGAATGGCGAAAATAGAGACTCCGGAAAGGATCATGCAATCGCTTGGCTTAAAAGAAAAAATACGGCCACAGGAGCTCAGCCCCGATGATTACGTTAAGCTTGTTGATTATATTTCCTAGCGGATATTCCACGGATACCCTGATGCTCCAGGCTTCAGGATACAACAATGTGCTTCAGCGAGGTTTTGCAGGCTCCTTTTATTTCGAAAGGATGTTTTCTAAAGAGATCGGAATCGCGCTTAATGAATCCAGTTATTCAAGCTGGGATTCTCTTTCAAAGGACTTCTCCGAATATTATTCGAGCAATTTTACCATTAATTACAACCCGCTAACGTGGCTCACATTATCGAGCGGTCTTTATGGAACAAAAAACCATACAGTAGAATCTGATGGGAGCGAGACGAACGCGAAGCTTTCTTCTTACGCCTTTCTTGAAACTAACGCATCCGCCAACCTCCTTTACAGCGATTTTAAGATACGCTACGGCGAGGAAAAAACCGCCCCGACCGGACCCAAAGGCGGCTGGTTCATGGATTCAGTTTCAGAAAATGAAGCCTTGATAAAAGTTCTTACCAAGCCCTGCACCCTGAGCTTTTATCACGAGAAGGAAGTGCGCTCAAGCAGAAGCAATCTCGGCGACACCGTGGAGATATCACTCTCGCCTCTTCCTTTCCTAAAAACCGGCTTTACAAGCGGAGCGTATCTGGGCCGTTCTGAGGCAAGAGGATTCTCGGATTACAATGCTATAGGCGCCTCGTTGTGGGGCAAAGACACTTTTTCCATAATC encodes:
- a CDS encoding ABC transporter substrate-binding protein; its protein translation is MNGAKFIKSTQGILLFLLALSLSSCFPSGRQKSEGHPKRIVSLVPSLTEIVYALGAESRLAGVTTFCDYPKDALTKPTVGDFLSPDPEKLEALKPDLILVTTPTQSQLAVSLKTMGYRVAVFRDPSSIKEMLEQIESLADTVGVHEKGKRLADSLRRELASIEKRETVSVYVEISSSPLITVGKTYITDGLEKIGLRNVFSEREGYPAIDQEEVIKRSPRVILLLYPGASRESVLSRIGWSGIPAVRERLVFDSLPLDEMMRPGPRFVGALVKTDSIVTHAH
- a CDS encoding isoprenylcysteine carboxylmethyltransferase family protein; the encoded protein is MTQIAVAKKDEKKSGMRWGRLLWTLFVVLYLFNFVKNLFGDVAGSEAAIPIVYFSLWLLWLGVEFYLGALFFQSSLVPNFNPWLKAGFAIYFYALQGLAPWDAFGGTEIRFLYPLFGVLGLLIFASGISVRLWSLFVIKSKKNPKDVLRTRPWQLSRHPRYIGMLLIMFAVPIVFFSPWAMLLTVVVGLPLWYLEIRFEERKLAVEWGEVYKEYSRNTPLSPRFKP
- a CDS encoding NTP transferase domain-containing protein, translated to MKLHKGVILAGGMGTRLSPLTNVTNKHLLPVYDKPMVLYPLEKLVEAGIEEILLVTGGEFAGDFLRLLGNGKKFGIKGLHYTYQDGHGGIAEALSLAEDFSEDEPVIVILGDNIFSAPLLPYINKYNATGAGAMILLKEVKDACRFGVASVDGKRVSKIVEKPKNPESNLAVTGIYFYDKRVFEIVKGLSPSARNELEITDVNNTYISWGQMRWAKLSGWWTDAGTFESLYRATELARKSRIARQG
- the polA gene encoding DNA polymerase I: MTLVLIDGHSIAYRSYFALVRNPLRDSKGRNTSAIYGFLQAMDKIEERYPTDFIVITFDAGREVFRHTKFRDYKKDRPETPDELIWQVPMIAEIAKNQGLPVYAMEGYEADDIMATITERFKQNFEKIVIVSGDKDLSQLVEENVVVYDSYKDEEFDPEGVKKKMGVAPEKVTDLLALMGDASDGIPGVPGIGPKRALALIEKYGDLRTALAQDAKLAEHKEIAELSYELVQLHKEVPLKIGKDDLKRLEPDDSRLQELYSELGFTSRLSRMKVKDSKRATQEIVKTGFKPKRGDPISFLFEEKSGQKDMFDQSEGEWVRILASDGFSVAEIDEKQTRELLADKTYPKILWDAKPLIKKGFDVQGKLWDLHLMAFVENSDLSLRTLERLLVQTAGRPLSSPQDALSLMHEAGERYELELKNVGALKVYNEMEVPLIPVLARMEERGVRIDTGYFENLTDQWGAELEKLEEEIYKLAGRRFTIASPKQLAEVLFKELGLRPRRRTKTGYSTSADVLEEMVDAHPAIRKVLDWREFSKLLSTYLKPLVTLADKDSRIHTTFDQTGASTGRLSTYNPNLQNIPIRGERGPDVRKGFAAAPGYKLISADYSQIELRVLAHIAQDDALAEIFRQGRDVHTETSMRVFGVKKSEITADHRRMSKAINYGIIYGMGPYGFARRMGVSTEEAAHFIDHYLASFPGVSIWRERIVEEAIQKGYVSTVAGRIRRMPHVPDRADVAERAIINAPVQGSAADIIKAAMIKVEKSLSDQGIEPGMLLQIHDELLFEVPEKDVERAKEIVKRDMESAWKLSVPLVVEIGAGSNWAEAH
- a CDS encoding NUDIX hydrolase — its product is MTWKPKSPLVATDCIIRYEGGIILIERKYPPLGWAIPGGMVEIGETVEQAVRREMKEETNLELEDLRLFGVYSDPSRDPRFHVVSIVYTADGIGELKEGDDAKVARVFKLDELPEQIVFDHLTIIRDYFNRGPQGH
- a CDS encoding T9SS type A sorting domain-containing protein translates to MSKYFSLNKLLVLLSVLLAATAGLSSSVTTDMIEKAAENQLKMMQSVWSRSPYFDGSSPTISHVIPLQSVESDEPLGYIAELSPKGFIVFSATTDISPVIAYSYESNFPWVESSENILLDMVRKDLSLRNKALSESAVSHEQIAADNRAWSKYLSGNAVPLETKQWPEPGYSSTTGWVKTAWDQGPPYSNYCPKDPRNGERCVVGCVATAMAMIVDYHSDRRDYIAKFQFGSSDRYVSHRTSPPINIDADSITYNFPSFNKLNEYISTLREQYISNAYLNMSNRAALNFACGITVRMGYGYDGSGSFTNRVAGALVSKFGYKSATVMTSGFYPTLSKNMKDSLPAELGIQGTQEGHAIICDGLREIDGQQDQYHLNFGWGGSSPDPMSAAWYVLPSMPAGYSIIDEVVVNIYPPDLSYQPDNLISLSPDNNFIGDGIYDKTGNTQKMFLPMGGSAPSVYYVKVQNDGDLDATMKVTVSKSGSASATIKCYDNVSGTDITSSATDKGWFTPALKPGKEKIIRIEITSSSSSDTCNVDVLTVAKEDEAFKDMIRITNFTGIEEDGRPLSYPLSISSRELIGNSSVNLDYTLPQSCFTSVNIYDASGRLVRNLIKKTADAGLNTTSWDTRDNDSQKVSPGTYFIILHADGKSAATKVVITR
- the metG gene encoding methionine--tRNA ligase subunit beta translates to MAITIEEFRKIDLRVAKVISAERVPDANKLLKLMINVGTEERQIVAGIAQHYTPEELIGKQIIIVANLEPAVIRGLESQGMLLAATSQGKVIVATMDKDAEPGSRLT
- a CDS encoding TatD family hydrolase, coding for MFDTHTHLCHSRFRNDREKVFERARKEGIDIMLEVSWDIKSSEEAIRFAEDHEGVWVAVGYHPHDAKDAPPGYLLQIEELCKHPKVKAIGEIGLDFYRDLSPRNIQTKTFNEQIELAESVKLPIVIHSRNAMDETIEIVEQKSHYWGVFHSVSADSNQADRILDLGFYIGINGTLTYDAVRTKRWLINAPSERLLLETDCPYLTPEPHRHERNEPSYLKYVAEALSAVLGESVDSIKDISSKNGKELFLA
- the rsmA gene encoding ribosomal RNA small subunit methyltransferase A, translated to MPERPETDFGNLPSTSDWKSGSSGRIVHVHPKKKLGQHFLRWKEVGEKIVASLGATQEHTVIEIGAGTGELTRIILKYAGLVVAVEVDETCFPTLKLLEGLNKNLQLFFGDIRNLNLSSFQNVLILGNLPYHLSGDILFWLLEQRDFWRKAILTVQAEFAERLSAQTGSHDYSALSVVAQTFLTVRELFEIDPKAFVPQPKVRSITIEIAPLSSPAWKKDPSSFSKKVRVCFTHRRKTLLNNLRMAKIETPERIMQSLGLKEKIRPQELSPDDYVKLVDYIS